Below is a window of Lodderomyces elongisporus chromosome 3, complete sequence DNA.
TGTCCAATTTTGGGTAACCAAATaagcttcttcttccaatgATTTCACCGAGTGAAAAGAAACCGACTATCTGGACACCGTAAACACCATATTGGACTGCTTGTTTAGTGTCTGGTCTGAATTTCTTAGCTTGCTcaatcaatttttgttgttcttggGGTGACTTGATGAGCTTCACAGCACATTGGTATACGGATTCAAATTGTTTCCCTGTTGGAATGCCCATGCCTTCTTTTTGAATGACATTCTTTGATAATTCTAAACCAACTTTGCTCCAGTAGATAGACTTTGTCACAAGTTCATTTGACTTGGAGATCAAGGAGTTAGCAAGACCAGCTGCTTTTGATACAATGGCGGACATG
It encodes the following:
- the ATP20 gene encoding ATP synthase subunit G atp20, with protein sequence MSAIVSKAAGLANSLISKSNELVTKSIYWSKVGLELSKNVIQKEGMGIPTGKQFESVYQCAVKLIKSPQEQQKLIEQAKKFRPDTKQAVQYGVYGVQIVGFFSLGEIIGRRSLFGYPKLDNSHHH